Genomic DNA from Nitratidesulfovibrio vulgaris str. Hildenborough:
ACTGAGCGAGGCGTCTATGGCTTCAACGTAGCGCGGGCGATAGAGTGCCGGGATTTCGTCGCGCTGTACGGGGGTGCGGACGAGAGCGTCACCCATGGCGGTGAGGTCTTCCGGGGTGAGGGGCAGCGCGGCGTGAGCCTGAACGGACGCCGCAAAGAGTGCGAGAAGGAAGAGCACGGCGCGTACCGCGGTGGCTGTTGCCGTATTCGGCCGGATGTGCACTCGTGGAGTACGAGAGCAATGTTGCATCATGGTGGGCATATGATAGAAACCTCTCACGACATCTGTACGGAAAACGGCCTGTGGGGGCAACCGCTGCGACCATAGCGGCCTCGCCACCTTGACCGGAGGGGGAAACATGACCGTAAGCGGCTGTTGCAGCAATGTTCTGGTTTGTGGCGGCGCGGGATATATAGGCTCGCATATGGTGCGGGCTCTTGTCGAGCACGGGTATGTGCCTATCATCTTCGACAACCTGTCAACGGGCCATGCAGAGTCGGTGGGGGATGTCGACCTCGTGCGTGGCGACTTGCTCGACAGGCAGGCCTTGCGGAGGCTGTTCGCAGAGCACTCGTTCGATGCCGTCATGCATTTTTCGGCAAAGAGCCTCGTCGGGGAGTCCATGACCGACCCCGGCATCTACTTCGTCAACAACGTCGTCGGCACCATCAATCTGCTCGAGGCCATGCGTGAGGCTGGCGTCTCCCGTCTGGTGTTCTCGTCTTCTGCGGCGGTCTTCGGCAATCCCCTGACGGCGCGCATCGCCGAAGACCACCCCCGGCAGCCGGTCAACCCCTACGGGCGCAGCAAGCTCATGATCGAACAGGCCCTGCGCGACTACGCCAACGCCTACGGGATGCGGTCTGTGTCGTTGCGATATTTCAATGCGGCAGGGGCCGATGAGGCTGGCGACATCGGCGAGTCGCACAAGCCCGAGACGCACCTCATCCCCAACGTGTTGCGCGCTGCCCTTGGCACCGGGCCTGAACTGAAGATTTTCGGCGATGACTACGATACGCCCGACGGCACATGCGTCCGTGACTACATCCATGTGGCCGACCTGTGCGACGCCCACCTGCGTGCCCTGTCCTACATGCAACTCAAGCCGGGAGCCCATGCCTTCAACCTCGGCAACGGCAATGGCTTCTCGGTCAAGCAGGTCGTGGAGGCCGCCTGGCGCGTGACAGGTCGTGACGTGCCCCATAGCATGGCCCCGCGCCGCCCCGGCGACCCGGCGTGGCTGGTCGCTGACAGCACCCTCGCAGAGCGTGAACTGGGCTGGAAGCCGTCGTTCACGGATATCGACGCCATCATCGATTCCGCGTGGCGCTGGCACCAGAAACCGCGATACTGATGCGCGCATGAAGTCGCAAAGCACAAGGCCCCGGACGAACGAACGTCCGGGGCCTTTCGTGTCTGAGGTTCCGCCGGTCTGTCAATCCTGCTGCTTTCGGCCCGTCAGGTCGTCGATGATGATGCGTGCAGCCCGCCCCGCTGCACCGGGTTCACCCAGCATGGTGCGCAGGACGTCAAGTTCGGAGCGCACTGCGGCAAGGGCCTCGGGGGCATCGAGCCATGCTGCGGCGTGCTGTGCGATGACAGGGCCGGTGGCCTTCTCCTGAAGGAGTTCAGGGAAGACCTCGCGGTCGAGAACGAGATTGGGCAAGGCGGCGAAGCGCACTTTTACCAGTTTGCGGCCAAGCCAGTAGCTGAAGGGCGAGACCTTGTAGGTGACGAGGGTGGGGGTGCCGATGAGTGCCGTCTCAAGGGTGGCGGTGCCGGATGCTGCGATGAGCATCTGGCACGAGCGCACGGCGTGGTAGCGGTCTTCGGGGGCCACGATGTGCAGGGGGATGTCCTGTGGCCATAGGGCGCGCAGGGCCGCTTCCGTGGTGGAGGGGGCGCGCATGCAGTGGAATTCGAGACCGGGACGGTGTTCGAGCATGAGCCGCGCCGCGTCGCCGAATGCAGGCATCAGCGACTCCACTTCCTTGCGACGGCTGCCTGGCATGAGGCCGATGCGCCCCGCGACGGGTGCGATGGCGGCAAGTGCGGGCCAATCCACCATGTCGACCAGCGGGTTTCCCACATAGTCGACCTCCATGCCGTGGCGGCGGTAGAAATCCACCTCGAAGGGCAGGATGGAGAGCATGCGCCGCACATGACGTTTGATGAACTGCACCCTTCCGGTGCGCCACGCCCATATCTTGGGGCTGATATAGTAGTAGACGGGAATGCCGAGGTCGGTCGCCGCCTTCGCCACACGGAAGTTGAATTCCGGGGCATCGATGAGCACGACGGCGTCAGGGCGGGTACGGGCGAGTTCGGCGCGTATGTCGCGCAGCATGGAGAAGATGCGCGGCAGGTAGGCGATGACCTCGGTGATGCCCATCACCGAGAGGTCTTCCACGCGCAGCATGGCCTGTTGTCCCGCCGCCCGCAGATAGGGGCCACCCATGCCGGTACACGAGAGGTCCGGGGCGAGGGCGCGCAAGGCCTCAAGCAGGGCGGCCCCGTGCATGTCGCCCGAAAGTTCACCGGTATTGATCCAGATGGAAGGGGGCATGTCACGCGCTCCTGGCCGCTGCGGGAGACGTCCGGCGTGGGGTGAGACGCCCGATGACCGCCACGAAGAGAAGGGCGAAGAGCAGCCTGCCGCCCAATGTCGCGCTGATGTCCCCGCCGATGAGCACCATCAGCAGGGTGTCTTCGATGAGCGCGTGGGCGAGTCCCATGAGGGTGATGGAACAGAAGACGTCGTGTCTGTCGAGCGTTCCCTTGTTCACTTCGCGGATGATGAGGCCGCTGCCGTAGATGATGCCCATGCACATGCCCACCACGGTGATGGTGGCGGCGTTGGGGCCGATGCCCAGCAGGCGCAGTACGGGGCGCAGCGCGGCGTTGAGCAGCGGGGTGACGTCGAAATGGTCGAGGGCCCGCTTGAACAGCATCAGCGCGAAGATGACCCAGAACAGCGAGAAGAGGTTGCGCAGTTCGTTCAGCCCCCACGGCACCAGCCCCGGTTCGACACGGCGGGGTTCCCACAGCATGGTGGCAGGGTCGGCAAGCCAGCCTGTGGCGGAGTACACCCTGTGCAGGACGAAGCCGCAGACGATGGCGCAGACGATGCGGATGGCGAGTTGCGGCATCATGCGTACGCCGCATTGCTGCGCGATGCGCCCTTCGACAGGCAGGCTGTGGGCGATGAGCATCATGGTGGCGAACACGGTCGCCTGTGCGCCGGAAAGCGGTTCCATGGAGGTCATCAACGAGGCGAACACCAGCAGCCCGCTGTAGATGTTGACAGCCATGCCGGTGGCCCATGCAAGGCCGAGGTCCGGCGGCAGACCCACAAGGCGCATCACGGGTTCGAGGGGCAGTGCGAGGTAGCGGATGAGGTCGAGCTCAGCCAGTATCTTGACCGTGATGATGATGGGTACCATGACCCTGAACAGGCCAAGGCTCACATGGATGGCGTCACGGAACGAACCGGTCGCCGCGCCGAGAACACGGGAGAGAAGCGGGGGCAGGGGCATGGCACGGGGGTGCGGCGTTGCCGCGGGTCAGTTCCCGGAGGGGATGCAATCCTTGTAGATGTAGTCCCGCAAGGCCTGTGGCCATGGGCGGGGGACGATGCCGGTGACTTCTGTGAAACGTGACGTGTCGAGTACGGAGTAGGCAGGGCGGGCGGCCTTCTGAGGCCAGTCCTTGGAAGTGATGGCGTGCACCTTGCAGTGCAGGCCCGCCAGATGCACGGCTTCGGAGGCCAGTTCGCACCAGCTTGCCTGCCCTGCGTTGACCACATGGAAAAGACCCGTTGCCCGCAATTCGGCAAGGCGTACACAACCGGCGGCAAGGTCCACCGTGTAGGTCGGCGACCCCGTCTGGTCGTGCACCACCTGTATGTCGTCCTTGGCGGCGCACAGTCCCAGAATGGTCTGAACGAAGTTGCGTCTGCCGGGACCGAACAGCCATGCGGTGCGGACGACGCAGCAGTTGTCGGGGGCGATGGACAGGAGGGCGGTTTCGCCAGCCAGTTTGGTCGCCCCGTAGACTGAAGCCGGGTCGGGGGTGTCGTCGGTGGAGTAGGGCGTCGTCTTGCGTCCGTTGAACACGAAGTCGGTGCTCAGATGCACAAGGTGCATGCCGGTACCACGAACGATGCGTCCAAGAGAGGCGGGCAGCGCCCGGTTCAGTTGGGCGGCTTCCTGCTCATGCTCTTCTGCAAGGTCGACCTGCGTCCACGCCACGGTGTTGAAGACCGCTTGTGGCGAAGCCTTGTCGATGAAGTCGGCCAGGCGTTCTGCGTCAAGGACGTCGACATCGTCGCGTCCGACGGGCACGGCATCCCAGCCGCCGTTTCGCAACGCAAGCACGAGGGACTGCCCCAGAAGCCCGGTGCGTCCCCCCAGTACGACCGCACGCGGCCGCGCGGTCATCGTCTGTCTCCATACCAGCGGTCCATGAATTCCCTGTACGCTCCGGATTCCACACTGGCAAGCCACGCATCGTTGGCGCGGTACCAGTCTACGGTGGCAGCAAGGCCGTTTTCGAAGCTGTGTTCAGGGGCGTAGCCAAGTTCACGGGCAGCAAGGGTGAAGTCCATGGCGTAGCGCCTGTCGTGCCCCGGTCTGTCCTTCACGAAGCGTATGAGTTCCTCGGAGCGCCCGGTCAGCTTCAGTATCAGGCGCACGACGTCAAGGTTCGTCCTTTCGGAGGCACCCCCGAAGTTGTAGACCCCGCCGGGGCGTCCCTTCTCCAGCGCCAGCAAAACACCCCGGCAATGGTCTTCGACATGTATCCAGTCGCGGACATTGCCGCCGTCGCCGTATACGGGTAGCGGTTCGCCCGCTGTCGCCTTGCGGTACATGAGCGGAATGAGCTTCTCGGGAAACTGGTAGGGCCCGTAGTTGTTGGAACAGCGGGTGGTCACGGTGTCGAGGCCGTAGGTCTCGTGAAAGGCGCGCACCATGAGGTCTGCCCCCGCCTTCGAGGCGGAGTAGGGGCTGTTGGGCGCAAGGGGGGTGTCTTCCCTGAACAGTCCTTCAGGGCCGAGGGTCCCATAGACTTCGTCTGTGGATATGTGGACGAAACGGGGTATTCCCCTGTCGAGGGCCGCCTGAAGCAGGACTTGCGTACCCAGCACGTTGGTCGTGATGAAGGGCGTCGAGTCGTTGATGGAGCGGTCGACATGGGTCTCGGCGGCGAAGTTGACGATGGCGTCTATGGCATGGCGTTCGAGAATGTCGCGCACTCGTCCGGCGTCGGCGATGTCGCCATGTTCGAAACTGTAGCGGTTGCCGCCGTGTTCACCTTCGATGTCGGTGAGGTTGGCGGGGTTGCCCGCGTAGGTGAGCTTGTCGAAGTTGACGACCGAGACTTCAGGGCGGACGGCGAGCACGTGCCGGATGAAATTGGTGCCGATGAAGCCGCAGCCGCCGGTGACGAGAAGACGCATGAAAACTCCTGATGCATGGGTGTGATGAGCGATGATTCTACAGCCATGCATACCGCCGGTCAATGTGCGCGAGGGTGCGCATGGTGCAGAAATTACTTGCAGAATGTGAAGATGGTAGATAGCCTGTACAATCAGGCTGCGGACTTGCGCGCGCGTTTGCCCGCACGGTTTGCGGGCAGGGCTTGCTATGGTTCCGCCCCGTTGGGGTAGCCTCGATTCACTGAAACCGCAACAGCATCTTCCCATGACCAAAAAGGGTATACTTCTCGCCGCGTTCGGTTCGGGCAACAGGCAGGGCGAATCGACGTTGCGTCTTTTCGACGAGCGCGTACGCGAACGGTTTCCGGGGGTTCCGGTTCGATGGGCCTTCACGTCCGTGATCATGCGCAGGCGTCTCGCAGCAGCCCGCAAGAAGACCGATTCGGTACTCAAGGCCCTGCAGAAGATGTGGTTCGAGAAATACACGCATGTGGCCGTGCAGTCGCTGCACATCATTCCCGGTGCCGAATACGGCGACCTCGTGGCTGATGTGGAGGCCATGCGCAGGGACGATGGCTTCACCGCTGCCACCGTGGGTGCCCCCCTCCTTGCCGGAAGCGGTGACATGGAACGCTCTGCCGCAGCGCTGCTGGCGCATCTGCCTGCCGGACGCAAGCCCGACGAGGCCGTGGTCTTCATGGGGCACGGAACGCGGCATCCTGCCGAATCCAGCTACGAAGCCCTTGCGGCGCTGGTGCGACGTGTCGACCCGCATGTGCACATCGGCACCATGGGCGGTTCACGCACACTCGACCACATCCTTCCCGAGTTGCAGCAGGGCGGGGTGAAAGGGGTATGGCTCATGCCCCTGCTTTCTGTGGTGGGGCGTCATGCCACAGAGGACATGGCAGGCACCGACCCGGAATCGTGGAAGTCGCGGCTTGAGGCGTCAGGGCTTCGCTGTATTCCCGTGCTGCGTGGTACGGCGGAGTACGAGGGGTTCGTCGACATCTGGCTTG
This window encodes:
- the galE gene encoding UDP-glucose 4-epimerase GalE — protein: MTVSGCCSNVLVCGGAGYIGSHMVRALVEHGYVPIIFDNLSTGHAESVGDVDLVRGDLLDRQALRRLFAEHSFDAVMHFSAKSLVGESMTDPGIYFVNNVVGTINLLEAMREAGVSRLVFSSSAAVFGNPLTARIAEDHPRQPVNPYGRSKLMIEQALRDYANAYGMRSVSLRYFNAAGADEAGDIGESHKPETHLIPNVLRAALGTGPELKIFGDDYDTPDGTCVRDYIHVADLCDAHLRALSYMQLKPGAHAFNLGNGNGFSVKQVVEAAWRVTGRDVPHSMAPRRPGDPAWLVADSTLAERELGWKPSFTDIDAIIDSAWRWHQKPRY
- the lpxB gene encoding lipid-A-disaccharide synthase, whose translation is MPPSIWINTGELSGDMHGAALLEALRALAPDLSCTGMGGPYLRAAGQQAMLRVEDLSVMGITEVIAYLPRIFSMLRDIRAELARTRPDAVVLIDAPEFNFRVAKAATDLGIPVYYYISPKIWAWRTGRVQFIKRHVRRMLSILPFEVDFYRRHGMEVDYVGNPLVDMVDWPALAAIAPVAGRIGLMPGSRRKEVESLMPAFGDAARLMLEHRPGLEFHCMRAPSTTEAALRALWPQDIPLHIVAPEDRYHAVRSCQMLIAASGTATLETALIGTPTLVTYKVSPFSYWLGRKLVKVRFAALPNLVLDREVFPELLQEKATGPVIAQHAAAWLDAPEALAAVRSELDVLRTMLGEPGAAGRAARIIIDDLTGRKQQD
- the rfbD gene encoding dTDP-4-dehydrorhamnose reductase, whose translation is MTARPRAVVLGGRTGLLGQSLVLALRNGGWDAVPVGRDDVDVLDAERLADFIDKASPQAVFNTVAWTQVDLAEEHEQEAAQLNRALPASLGRIVRGTGMHLVHLSTDFVFNGRKTTPYSTDDTPDPASVYGATKLAGETALLSIAPDNCCVVRTAWLFGPGRRNFVQTILGLCAAKDDIQVVHDQTGSPTYTVDLAAGCVRLAELRATGLFHVVNAGQASWCELASEAVHLAGLHCKVHAITSKDWPQKAARPAYSVLDTSRFTEVTGIVPRPWPQALRDYIYKDCIPSGN
- the rfbB gene encoding dTDP-glucose 4,6-dehydratase, with the protein product MRLLVTGGCGFIGTNFIRHVLAVRPEVSVVNFDKLTYAGNPANLTDIEGEHGGNRYSFEHGDIADAGRVRDILERHAIDAIVNFAAETHVDRSINDSTPFITTNVLGTQVLLQAALDRGIPRFVHISTDEVYGTLGPEGLFREDTPLAPNSPYSASKAGADLMVRAFHETYGLDTVTTRCSNNYGPYQFPEKLIPLMYRKATAGEPLPVYGDGGNVRDWIHVEDHCRGVLLALEKGRPGGVYNFGGASERTNLDVVRLILKLTGRSEELIRFVKDRPGHDRRYAMDFTLAARELGYAPEHSFENGLAATVDWYRANDAWLASVESGAYREFMDRWYGDRR
- a CDS encoding sirohydrochlorin cobaltochelatase produces the protein MVPPRWGSLDSLKPQQHLPMTKKGILLAAFGSGNRQGESTLRLFDERVRERFPGVPVRWAFTSVIMRRRLAAARKKTDSVLKALQKMWFEKYTHVAVQSLHIIPGAEYGDLVADVEAMRRDDGFTAATVGAPLLAGSGDMERSAAALLAHLPAGRKPDEAVVFMGHGTRHPAESSYEALAALVRRVDPHVHIGTMGGSRTLDHILPELQQGGVKGVWLMPLLSVVGRHATEDMAGTDPESWKSRLEASGLRCIPVLRGTAEYEGFVDIWLDHLTAAVSALDD